A genomic segment from Methanoplanus limicola DSM 2279 encodes:
- a CDS encoding DUF2202 domain-containing protein — MMRNLRFMAALLIVAACMVVVSGCLDNSPGTGQGLNKQDGTGDGQRLNSQNGSGGGFDGGQHIQNGSGYAGGQGGFKDSEYVTAFNPSGFKQSTDVYPVGNLTEAEAADILFMAEEEKLARDAYLYYYDKWGQPVFSNIASAEETHMDSMVVLIERYGLVNPVGGEERGVFENPELQALYDDLVKSGSVSETDALKNGALIEEIDIIDLNDAIAGTDKQDIILIYDNLKRGSENHLRSFVSNLERRGVSYSPQELSEDEYDLIMQGDIDRGQRTL; from the coding sequence ATGATGCGTAATTTGCGATTTATGGCTGCTCTTCTGATTGTGGCTGCCTGTATGGTTGTGGTTTCGGGCTGTCTTGATAACAGTCCGGGAACCGGTCAGGGTCTGAATAAACAGGATGGTACCGGTGACGGGCAGAGGCTTAACAGCCAGAATGGTTCCGGTGGTGGATTTGACGGCGGACAGCATATTCAGAATGGTTCGGGGTATGCCGGTGGTCAGGGTGGATTTAAGGATTCAGAATATGTAACGGCTTTTAATCCGTCAGGTTTTAAGCAGAGTACTGATGTTTATCCCGTTGGAAATCTGACTGAGGCTGAAGCTGCTGATATTCTCTTTATGGCTGAGGAGGAGAAGCTTGCACGTGACGCCTATCTGTATTATTATGATAAATGGGGGCAGCCGGTCTTTTCAAATATTGCCTCGGCAGAAGAGACTCATATGGACAGTATGGTTGTTCTTATTGAGAGGTATGGTCTTGTAAATCCTGTTGGAGGTGAAGAGAGGGGTGTGTTTGAAAATCCTGAGCTTCAGGCGCTGTATGATGATCTGGTGAAATCCGGTTCGGTCTCTGAGACTGACGCTTTAAAGAACGGTGCCCTTATTGAGGAGATTGATATCATTGATCTCAATGATGCAATTGCCGGGACAGATAAGCAGGATATTATTCTAATCTATGATAACCTGAAACGTGGTTCAGAAAATCATCTCCGGTCTTTTGTCAGCAATCTTGAGAGGAGAGGGGTTTCTTATTCGCCGCAGGAACTGTCAGAGGATGAATATGATCTGATTATGCAGGGGGATATTGACAGAGGGCAGAGGACTCTGTAG
- a CDS encoding ATP-binding protein, whose translation MSKCLDLLVSLNPWWRGEMLKTGIIREKYFLKIRKYLDTGEILVLNGVRRSGKTTILFQTVDELVLKRGVSPEKILFVNCDDPLLLEFENPLETVIDTYRKDVYAGDDAWLILDEVQSIDGWERWIKSYYDRKMFKIIISGSSSYLMDSGLSALLSGRYLPVSVYPLDFSEYLMFKGFDYSDTPVALASDKYKIMNYLSDYLKSGGFPQVVLQDDDEMRNDYLRVYYDSIVYRDIVRIQNVRNQKALSSLLMYFFSNFTSVYSYKNLSDVLQIDNNTIHDYIHFAEMAKILFEVRYFSYSLKAQERNQKKIYCIDNGLRNSVSFAFSKDVGRLAENLVFVELMRRGFSPYYWKKPGTGKEADFVIKKRDGSLQAINVTYTDDIKERETAGLIEFSGEFSEKCQIGQSSVFTGAVDMLLLTKDTEGELDDGIRMVPLWKWLLSPDSSGSV comes from the coding sequence ATGTCTAAATGTCTTGATCTTCTGGTTTCACTTAATCCCTGGTGGAGAGGGGAGATGCTCAAAACCGGAATTATACGTGAAAAATATTTCCTAAAGATCAGAAAATACCTTGATACTGGCGAAATTCTCGTTTTAAACGGAGTGCGTCGTTCGGGGAAGACGACTATTCTCTTTCAGACTGTTGACGAACTGGTCTTAAAACGCGGAGTTTCACCTGAGAAAATTCTCTTTGTAAACTGTGATGATCCTCTTCTTTTGGAATTTGAAAATCCACTTGAAACTGTGATTGATACTTATAGGAAGGATGTATATGCCGGGGATGATGCCTGGCTGATTCTTGATGAGGTACAGAGTATTGATGGGTGGGAGAGGTGGATTAAGTCTTATTATGACCGGAAGATGTTTAAGATAATCATCTCAGGTTCTTCTTCATATCTTATGGATTCAGGACTGTCTGCTCTGCTGAGCGGGAGGTATCTGCCGGTTTCTGTGTATCCTCTTGATTTTTCAGAATATCTTATGTTTAAAGGGTTTGATTATTCAGACACTCCTGTGGCTCTTGCGAGTGATAAATATAAGATTATGAATTATCTGTCGGATTATCTTAAATCCGGAGGTTTTCCTCAGGTTGTTTTGCAGGATGATGATGAGATGAGGAATGATTATCTGAGGGTGTATTATGACAGTATTGTTTACCGGGATATTGTCCGGATTCAGAATGTCAGAAACCAGAAGGCCCTGAGTTCTCTTCTTATGTATTTTTTCTCAAATTTCACGTCCGTTTATTCGTATAAGAATCTCTCGGATGTTTTGCAGATTGACAATAATACCATACATGATTACATACACTTTGCTGAGATGGCAAAGATTCTCTTCGAGGTCCGGTATTTCAGCTATTCATTAAAAGCACAGGAGAGAAACCAGAAGAAGATCTATTGCATAGACAATGGTCTTAGAAATTCCGTATCTTTTGCCTTTTCAAAGGATGTTGGCAGGCTTGCTGAGAACCTTGTCTTTGTTGAGCTTATGAGGCGTGGTTTTTCCCCGTACTACTGGAAGAAACCGGGAACAGGAAAAGAGGCTGATTTTGTCATAAAAAAGAGGGACGGCAGCCTTCAGGCGATTAATGTTACCTATACTGATGATATTAAAGAACGGGAGACTGCCGGACTTATTGAATTTTCAGGGGAGTTCTCAGAGAAATGTCAGATTGGTCAGAGTTCCGTTTTTACTGGTGCTGTAGATATGCTGCTTCTCACAAAGGATACTGAAGGTGAGTTGGATGATGGTATCCGGATGGTTCCGCTATGGAAGTGGCTGCTTAGTCCGGACTCCTCCGGGTCTGTCTGA
- a CDS encoding ATP-binding protein, whose amino-acid sequence MDKDQLLDVILQQQEIFKEIPGDLVEREIDPEKYMRGKEIVIITGIRRSGKSTVLKLISEKYRNSGENILFINFEDIRLADISTKNYNDIENIAVELFSAEKKTIFFFDEIQYAPSWERWLNNLHFKGHKVFVTGSNAKILGREIATSLTGRNIVLPLHPFSFREYLKLKEIEIPDEKRLTSKKSAEILHYFKIYLECGGFPEVIKEDNIELSGCYFNDILKRDIESRNKIRDSTGISRLATYLATNSASIFTYSTLRHITGIKSNNTISQYIDYFRDSYLFYTLPAFHYSLKKQAGASSKVYSGDNSFLKTVSFNFSDNTGQKLENLVFLYLLQSKKGYRLFYHSGEKSKKECDFLIIKETYLSCAIQVSSTITDEKTKEREISGLTDALKEYNLSKGYILTMDSSGIENTEGKEIIIIPVWKYMLYPELYP is encoded by the coding sequence ATGGATAAAGATCAGCTATTGGATGTAATCTTACAGCAGCAGGAGATCTTTAAGGAAATTCCCGGAGATCTTGTTGAGCGTGAGATTGATCCCGAAAAATACATGCGGGGAAAAGAGATCGTAATCATAACCGGAATCAGAAGATCCGGCAAAAGTACAGTCTTAAAACTCATATCCGAAAAGTACCGGAATTCCGGTGAGAACATCCTATTTATAAATTTTGAAGACATAAGGCTGGCAGACATCAGCACCAAAAATTATAATGACATAGAAAATATAGCAGTAGAACTCTTCTCCGCAGAAAAAAAGACAATATTCTTCTTTGACGAAATCCAGTACGCTCCTTCATGGGAGAGATGGCTTAACAACCTCCACTTCAAAGGGCACAAAGTATTCGTAACCGGCTCAAATGCAAAAATACTGGGCCGGGAAATTGCAACATCACTTACCGGAAGAAATATTGTCCTTCCACTTCATCCATTTAGTTTCAGGGAATATCTGAAATTAAAAGAGATCGAAATTCCGGATGAAAAGAGACTCACATCTAAGAAATCCGCAGAAATACTGCACTATTTCAAAATATACCTTGAATGCGGAGGATTTCCTGAAGTAATAAAAGAAGACAATATTGAACTCTCAGGCTGTTATTTCAATGATATTTTAAAAAGGGATATCGAAAGCCGGAATAAAATAAGGGACAGTACAGGAATTTCAAGGCTTGCAACCTATCTTGCCACAAATTCAGCCTCAATATTTACTTATTCAACATTAAGGCATATCACAGGAATTAAGAGCAATAATACAATCAGCCAGTATATAGATTATTTCAGGGACTCATACCTGTTCTACACCCTCCCGGCATTTCACTATTCCCTCAAAAAGCAGGCAGGTGCATCATCGAAGGTATATTCCGGAGACAACAGCTTTTTAAAGACAGTATCTTTTAATTTCTCGGACAACACAGGTCAGAAACTTGAAAACCTGGTTTTCTTATACCTGCTCCAGTCAAAGAAAGGATACAGATTATTCTATCATTCCGGTGAAAAATCAAAGAAAGAATGTGATTTCCTGATTATAAAAGAGACATATCTTAGCTGTGCCATTCAGGTATCATCCACCATAACAGATGAAAAAACAAAGGAAAGGGAGATTAGCGGCCTAACAGACGCTTTAAAAGAATATAACCTAAGCAAAGGCTACATCCTGACTATGGACAGTTCCGGAATAGAAAATACAGAAGGAAAAGAGATAATCATAATTCCGGTCTGGAAATACATGCTCTACCCCGAATTATATCCATAA
- a CDS encoding metal ABC transporter solute-binding protein, Zn/Mn family translates to MKPKYQIFIITLILTGILIAAGCTDDQYKTTPGYDNSGTEDDGTIIIFVTIPPQKEMAEAVGGDYITVKTLVPPGADPHSYEPSPGTLEDISKADAYAIVGSGLETEENWLDRITGLNPDLKIINCSSGVKFIASEAEEDDSGETNTNGHADPHIWLSVSNGKIMTENMKRGFTEIKPELRAEFESGAENYISLLDTLNSEISDKLKERRGEYILVYHPAWRYFAEEYGLKTISIEKDGKEPTPAGIKSVIDQAEKYSIKTVLISPQFSIKSAEVIAEETGSRVMTADPLKEEYIENMRTTAEVFSEA, encoded by the coding sequence TTGAAACCAAAATATCAGATATTTATCATCACGCTAATTCTCACCGGAATTCTCATCGCCGCAGGATGCACAGATGACCAGTATAAAACAACGCCCGGATATGACAATTCCGGCACAGAAGATGACGGGACCATAATTATCTTTGTAACCATACCACCACAGAAAGAGATGGCAGAGGCAGTCGGCGGAGATTATATAACAGTAAAAACACTTGTACCGCCCGGCGCAGATCCGCACTCATACGAACCCTCACCGGGAACGCTTGAAGACATCTCAAAAGCAGACGCCTACGCAATAGTCGGGTCAGGCCTTGAAACCGAAGAGAACTGGCTTGACAGGATAACCGGACTTAACCCGGACCTGAAAATAATCAACTGCTCATCAGGCGTGAAATTCATAGCATCAGAAGCAGAAGAAGATGATTCAGGAGAGACCAATACAAACGGCCATGCAGACCCGCATATCTGGCTGTCAGTCTCAAACGGAAAAATTATGACGGAAAACATGAAAAGAGGCTTCACTGAGATAAAACCGGAACTCAGAGCAGAATTTGAATCCGGAGCAGAGAACTATATCAGTCTTCTTGACACCCTGAACTCAGAAATATCAGATAAACTGAAAGAGAGAAGAGGCGAATACATCCTCGTCTATCACCCGGCATGGAGGTATTTCGCAGAAGAATACGGCCTTAAAACCATATCAATAGAAAAAGACGGAAAAGAACCGACACCGGCCGGAATAAAATCAGTTATAGACCAGGCAGAGAAATACAGCATAAAAACAGTTCTGATCTCCCCACAGTTCAGCATAAAAAGTGCCGAAGTCATCGCAGAAGAGACAGGCAGCAGAGTTATGACAGCAGACCCCTTAAAAGAAGAATATATCGAAAACATGAGAACCACAGCCGAAGTATTTTCAGAGGCATAA
- a CDS encoding metal ABC transporter ATP-binding protein yields the protein MKEPAIEINNLTVMGGGHPLLDNIDLTINRGEFHAIIGPNGGGKTTLLKVILGLIKPDSGSVKIFGKKPEENRSLIGYVPQFRTFEFGYPISVMDMVLSGRMGHIKGIRKTYSEDDIRIAEESIEILGIEGLAGRNLTDLSGGEQQRAIIARALAGKPEMLLLDEPTVYVDTPTNRMFFKMLEELHDRMTILLVTHDIGVISSDIDYVACLNRKIYTHHTNQITQDMLDSAYKCPVDIIAHGIPHRVFQEHDERDNCGGLRPEKERLSERREQQKR from the coding sequence ATGAAAGAACCGGCAATTGAGATAAATAACCTCACCGTCATGGGCGGAGGTCATCCCCTCCTTGACAATATTGACCTTACAATAAACAGGGGCGAATTCCACGCAATAATCGGGCCAAACGGCGGCGGCAAAACAACTCTGTTAAAAGTCATACTCGGACTTATAAAGCCGGACTCCGGTTCAGTGAAGATATTCGGCAAAAAGCCGGAGGAGAACCGGAGTCTCATAGGCTATGTCCCGCAGTTTAGGACATTTGAATTCGGATATCCCATATCAGTCATGGACATGGTGCTCTCCGGAAGAATGGGCCATATAAAAGGGATAAGAAAGACATATTCCGAAGATGACATCCGGATTGCAGAAGAATCCATAGAAATACTCGGCATAGAGGGACTTGCCGGAAGAAATCTCACAGACCTCTCCGGCGGTGAACAGCAGAGGGCAATAATCGCAAGGGCGCTTGCCGGAAAACCTGAAATGCTTCTTCTGGATGAACCCACAGTCTATGTCGATACCCCGACAAACAGAATGTTCTTTAAAATGCTTGAAGAACTCCATGACAGGATGACCATTCTCCTCGTAACCCACGACATCGGGGTAATATCGTCTGATATAGATTATGTGGCATGCCTCAACAGAAAAATTTACACACATCACACAAACCAGATCACCCAGGACATGCTGGACTCTGCATATAAATGTCCGGTTGACATCATAGCACACGGAATACCGCACCGGGTATTTCAGGAGCATGATGAAAGGGACAACTGCGGCGGTCTCAGACCTGAAAAAGAGAGACTCTCAGAAAGGAGAGAGCAACAGAAGAGGTGA
- a CDS encoding C45 family autoproteolytic acyltransferase/hydolase has product MSFILAVLFLFAIQAGAAFAADDSAAEKSPDGMGYRFEKDGWTYLHIEGSPYERGYQHGYLMAPEILEIMESIRYLTYYNTGVDFDFFAENAVRMYVPNIDEEYILEMDGIADGAEAAGADVTFQDILGWNSYKETVGYWWPIVKSGYYSEMDYDMEACSAFAATGNYTEDGGAVVAHTTWTPYERARFFHIIADVKPDSGHRILMQSAPGLIDSSTDFLITDAGLMITETTISGFNKYQENRTPSFMRLRKASQYADDPDSFVTIMNTNRSGGFANTWLVGDANTGEIMRFEQGLKFFNVSKTKDGYFVGANSVEDARIRNFECSGLDPTDVRGSVASRMVRLPQLMEELKGRISPENAKAVLSDHYDIWLEEEIASSRTVEGHYELDPNPVYNRQPYKPAGSYDGKTVNSAMALNMTFNARWGAPSGIAFDADKYLEEHPQFGYLDGYLDSFPTHSWNVFEAGEMV; this is encoded by the coding sequence GTGTCTTTTATTCTGGCAGTTCTGTTTCTCTTTGCCATTCAGGCAGGTGCCGCTTTTGCAGCTGATGATTCGGCGGCTGAAAAATCTCCTGACGGCATGGGATACAGGTTTGAGAAGGACGGGTGGACGTATCTGCATATTGAGGGTTCACCTTATGAGAGGGGGTATCAGCACGGGTATCTGATGGCGCCCGAAATTTTGGAGATTATGGAGAGCATCAGGTATCTGACGTATTATAATACGGGGGTGGATTTTGATTTCTTTGCGGAGAATGCCGTCCGGATGTATGTGCCAAATATTGATGAGGAGTATATTCTTGAGATGGATGGTATTGCCGATGGTGCAGAAGCTGCCGGTGCTGATGTTACATTTCAGGACATATTAGGCTGGAACTCCTACAAGGAGACTGTAGGGTACTGGTGGCCGATTGTCAAATCCGGATATTACAGTGAGATGGATTATGATATGGAGGCGTGCAGTGCCTTTGCTGCCACAGGAAATTATACGGAAGACGGCGGTGCGGTTGTGGCGCATACCACATGGACACCGTATGAGCGTGCAAGGTTTTTCCACATCATCGCTGATGTGAAGCCTGATTCAGGCCACCGCATTCTGATGCAGAGTGCTCCGGGCCTGATTGACAGTTCGACTGATTTTCTGATTACTGATGCCGGGCTTATGATTACAGAGACTACGATCTCCGGTTTTAACAAATATCAGGAGAACAGGACACCTTCGTTTATGAGGCTAAGGAAGGCTTCGCAGTATGCTGATGACCCTGATTCTTTTGTCACTATTATGAATACCAACCGGAGCGGCGGGTTTGCCAATACCTGGCTTGTCGGTGACGCGAATACCGGGGAGATTATGAGGTTTGAGCAGGGGCTTAAGTTCTTTAATGTTTCTAAGACTAAGGACGGGTACTTTGTAGGGGCAAATTCCGTTGAGGATGCAAGGATAAGGAATTTTGAGTGTTCTGGTCTTGATCCTACAGATGTAAGGGGCAGTGTGGCTTCAAGGATGGTGCGGCTGCCTCAGCTTATGGAGGAGTTAAAGGGCAGGATAAGTCCGGAGAATGCCAAAGCAGTTTTATCTGATCATTATGATATCTGGCTTGAGGAGGAAATTGCGTCATCACGAACGGTTGAGGGCCACTATGAACTTGATCCAAATCCGGTTTACAACCGGCAGCCATATAAGCCGGCCGGTTCGTATGACGGAAAAACTGTGAATTCTGCTATGGCTTTGAATATGACCTTCAATGCACGGTGGGGTGCTCCGTCCGGAATTGCATTTGATGCGGATAAATATCTTGAGGAGCATCCGCAGTTTGGATATCTTGACGGTTATCTTGATTCATTCCCGACACATTCGTGGAATGTTTTTGAGGCCGGAGAGATGGTCTGA
- a CDS encoding metal ABC transporter permease encodes MLEIFAYEFLRNALIAGVLASIICGITGTFVIVKKMVSLSGGISHAAFGGIGIGYFFGFEPIAGAALFSLATAGGINYIRKKAGENLDTLVGAVWSGGMALGIMLVYMSPGYAPGLMTYLFGNILLVPASDIILIGILALAVIIIVAVFFSQMVAVTFDEEYATVMNLSTDRFMLLLLCMIALTVVVLIQIVGIILVIALLTLPAAIAHRYSSGIKNMMIISAVLGAVFTTTGIMISYYLDVPSGAAIILLSAAAYLAVIGKNSLKKRIKSPA; translated from the coding sequence ATGCTTGAAATATTTGCATACGAATTTCTGAGAAATGCCCTCATAGCCGGAGTCCTGGCAAGCATCATATGCGGGATCACAGGGACATTTGTGATTGTAAAAAAGATGGTCTCACTCTCAGGCGGCATATCACACGCTGCATTCGGCGGGATAGGCATAGGCTACTTCTTCGGTTTTGAACCTATCGCAGGTGCAGCACTGTTCAGTCTCGCAACCGCCGGCGGAATAAACTACATAAGGAAAAAGGCCGGCGAAAACCTGGACACACTCGTTGGTGCAGTATGGTCGGGAGGAATGGCACTTGGAATAATGCTCGTCTATATGTCCCCCGGATATGCACCCGGACTTATGACATACCTCTTTGGAAACATACTTCTTGTCCCCGCGTCCGATATAATCCTGATTGGAATACTGGCACTTGCGGTTATAATTATCGTAGCCGTCTTCTTCAGCCAGATGGTGGCAGTAACCTTTGACGAAGAGTACGCGACCGTAATGAACCTCAGCACCGACCGGTTTATGCTCCTTCTCCTCTGTATGATTGCACTCACCGTAGTGGTTCTCATACAGATTGTCGGCATAATACTCGTAATCGCACTCCTCACACTTCCGGCGGCGATAGCCCACAGATACTCATCCGGGATAAAAAATATGATGATAATATCCGCTGTACTTGGAGCAGTATTCACAACAACCGGAATAATGATCTCATATTACCTGGATGTCCCGTCAGGGGCTGCAATAATTCTCCTGAGTGCAGCGGCATACCTGGCCGTAATCGGAAAAAACAGCCTTAAAAAAAGAATAAAAAGTCCTGCCTGA
- a CDS encoding branched-chain amino acid ABC transporter substrate-binding protein — MRPGNIRDILTPVNIAGIIIVGLVLFFSAYDILVIESSDYPDEIVVGAILPLSGSLSNYGEDFKRGIDIAVLEINEGGGIFGKELVVDYFDNIGNPYMSKWAINYYADNGIPAVIGAVSSTATMAIAPIAEERGIVLISPSATNPSLSDYKNYVFRTISSDKYQGRGIGRLLSVLHPELKRVALIYSDDDYGRGLKESVFETYPKYGGHFIMVESFDPKAAIYSDLAEKIKAADPDGIILIGYYEQAVSILEAAEDAGIDAVWFGSEGLIDDGLIEEIGPYSEGLTATMQSSQIHSDRFEKKYYEMYGSDVINWPVPYGYDTTKILSEAIADGGYDADEIKDSMKEIRYLGLCGPRHFDENGDIYPAYDVLTVRNGEWERIKWGDIVSRELKETYEH; from the coding sequence ATGAGGCCCGGAAATATACGTGATATTCTGACGCCTGTAAATATTGCCGGTATAATAATTGTGGGGCTTGTATTATTCTTCTCTGCTTATGATATACTGGTAATTGAGTCTTCTGATTATCCTGATGAGATTGTTGTCGGGGCAATTCTACCGCTTTCAGGTTCTCTCTCTAATTATGGTGAGGATTTTAAGCGGGGCATTGATATTGCTGTTCTGGAGATCAATGAGGGCGGCGGCATCTTTGGAAAAGAGCTGGTGGTTGACTATTTTGACAATATCGGCAATCCCTATATGAGCAAGTGGGCGATTAATTACTATGCAGATAATGGAATTCCTGCGGTTATCGGTGCCGTTTCAAGTACTGCAACGATGGCAATCGCACCGATTGCTGAAGAGAGGGGTATTGTTCTGATCTCACCTTCGGCCACAAATCCGTCCCTTTCAGATTATAAAAATTATGTCTTCCGGACAATTTCATCAGACAAATACCAGGGGCGTGGTATTGGAAGACTGCTCTCAGTGCTCCATCCGGAATTAAAACGGGTTGCTCTCATTTATTCTGATGATGACTATGGGAGGGGGCTTAAAGAGTCTGTCTTTGAGACTTATCCTAAGTACGGCGGCCATTTTATAATGGTTGAGAGCTTTGATCCAAAGGCTGCCATTTACAGCGATCTTGCTGAGAAGATTAAGGCCGCAGATCCGGACGGTATAATTCTTATCGGCTATTATGAGCAGGCGGTTTCGATTCTTGAGGCTGCGGAGGATGCCGGGATTGATGCAGTCTGGTTTGGCTCTGAAGGGCTTATCGATGACGGGCTTATTGAGGAGATTGGGCCTTATTCTGAGGGTCTTACTGCAACGATGCAGTCCAGTCAGATCCATTCAGACAGATTTGAAAAGAAATATTATGAGATGTACGGGTCTGATGTCATAAACTGGCCGGTTCCTTACGGTTATGACACTACAAAGATTCTCTCCGAGGCGATTGCGGATGGCGGTTATGATGCTGATGAGATTAAGGATTCAATGAAGGAGATCAGGTATCTCGGACTCTGCGGCCCGCGTCATTTTGATGAGAACGGGGACATATATCCTGCATACGATGTTCTCACTGTAAGAAATGGTGAATGGGAGAGGATTAAATGGGGTGACATCGTCTCCCGTGAGTTAAAGGAGACTTATGAGCATTGA
- a CDS encoding Nramp family divalent metal transporter, with translation MFARLIEKLPEKYRDYFIFLGPGLLLAIAAAGESGIAEAVEIGAHFGFELIWVVVLTIIFKFAFANGIARYTFATGETIFDGFRRLPGPSNWGSYLVMIIYFLEMFAFGGMLIYAGIFLDYFIPGIWPSWFIGVSSIVVILFLLWKDSYERVEKLVIFLVLGLFIAIIYCLFEFSLPYGAIIEGFKPDIPEGSVIAIMAMMGAVGSGLNLLLYSTWLHEKMESTSEEINYRRFLKSVNLDLCIAFSIVGIITFLYMTLGVSGFAVSYLGHGEAITIDSMVSQVLYVLAYIPYGVMIFLLSGYLIMFGATLSGMDGRARAISHIIKSSTAVKSSEKVIYRVCLLLFTIVILTAMFLFDPVALVHHTAAFASVMFGILGFMIIYLDLKLPEYARGSRLWILITGAGSIVFLYVAMILESSILTFGLPLIERLLVIGFVIYAFSKTGMFQKFLDGRADYLDRIWAVAIFGAISIYGTYRGIPFDGLIINFRDTGPAVAGLLGGPLVGGLAGVIGGLYRYSSGGWTATACFAGTVAAGIIAGLYMRWTRGRLTYYHAIILGIIIESVHILVLLPLLTEGITFEQYVGVVVSAFPSMVVANTVGLLIFVYILSDQGRELLYERFYEKYSGRIRDDPAGGGISSEEKRSYLMCKLNFFKTGADKGNESDSWNSGDKEGVTPAGDDSFTEADK, from the coding sequence ATGTTTGCACGTTTAATTGAGAAACTTCCTGAGAAGTACCGTGACTATTTTATATTCTTAGGTCCCGGCCTGCTTTTAGCCATCGCCGCCGCAGGTGAGAGCGGGATCGCAGAAGCGGTTGAGATTGGTGCACATTTCGGTTTTGAACTGATATGGGTCGTCGTCCTGACAATTATCTTTAAGTTTGCGTTCGCAAACGGAATTGCACGTTATACCTTTGCAACCGGAGAGACGATATTTGACGGGTTCAGGCGGCTCCCAGGCCCTTCAAACTGGGGTTCGTACCTGGTAATGATAATTTATTTCCTTGAGATGTTCGCATTTGGAGGAATGCTCATCTATGCCGGAATATTTCTGGATTATTTCATCCCCGGAATATGGCCCTCGTGGTTTATCGGTGTCTCTTCCATTGTTGTTATTCTCTTCCTGCTCTGGAAGGACTCATATGAGCGGGTTGAAAAGCTCGTAATCTTTCTTGTTCTTGGTCTTTTTATTGCGATAATATACTGCCTCTTTGAATTTTCACTTCCCTATGGTGCGATAATTGAAGGGTTTAAGCCCGATATTCCGGAAGGCTCAGTCATCGCTATTATGGCTATGATGGGTGCTGTCGGGTCAGGACTGAATCTTCTATTATATTCAACATGGCTTCATGAGAAGATGGAAAGCACTTCTGAGGAGATAAATTATAGGAGGTTTTTAAAGAGCGTCAATCTCGATCTCTGCATTGCATTCTCAATTGTGGGAATTATTACATTTCTGTATATGACTCTTGGCGTCAGTGGCTTTGCAGTCTCATATCTCGGCCACGGCGAGGCGATAACAATTGACAGTATGGTCTCCCAGGTGCTCTATGTCCTTGCATACATCCCTTATGGTGTTATGATCTTTCTGCTCTCCGGATACCTGATCATGTTTGGTGCGACCCTTTCAGGTATGGACGGGCGTGCGAGGGCTATATCTCATATTATTAAAAGTTCAACCGCAGTAAAGAGCAGTGAGAAGGTTATCTACAGGGTCTGCCTTCTTCTCTTTACCATAGTTATTCTGACTGCAATGTTTCTCTTTGATCCGGTGGCACTTGTGCATCATACTGCTGCATTTGCCTCGGTGATGTTTGGCATACTTGGCTTTATGATAATATATCTCGATCTTAAACTGCCTGAATATGCCCGCGGGAGCAGGTTATGGATTCTTATCACAGGTGCAGGCAGTATTGTATTTTTGTATGTCGCAATGATTCTTGAGTCGAGTATTCTGACATTCGGTCTGCCGCTAATTGAGAGGCTCCTTGTTATCGGCTTTGTTATCTATGCCTTTTCAAAGACCGGGATGTTTCAGAAGTTCCTTGACGGGAGGGCGGATTATCTTGACCGCATCTGGGCCGTAGCAATTTTTGGCGCAATATCCATCTACGGTACATATCGAGGTATTCCGTTTGATGGCCTTATAATCAATTTCAGGGATACGGGTCCTGCAGTCGCCGGACTTTTGGGCGGTCCGCTTGTGGGCGGGCTTGCAGGAGTGATCGGCGGACTTTACAGGTACTCGTCCGGAGGATGGACTGCCACTGCCTGCTTTGCCGGGACTGTCGCCGCCGGAATTATAGCCGGATTATATATGAGATGGACAAGGGGCAGGCTCACATATTATCATGCAATAATTCTTGGAATTATTATTGAGAGTGTACATATTCTTGTGCTTTTGCCGCTTTTAACTGAAGGGATAACATTTGAGCAGTACGTTGGTGTGGTTGTCAGTGCATTCCCGTCAATGGTTGTTGCAAATACTGTCGGGCTTCTTATCTTTGTATATATCCTCAGTGATCAGGGCCGTGAACTCCTGTATGAGAGGTTTTACGAGAAATATTCCGGCAGAATACGTGATGACCCGGCAGGGGGCGGAATTTCTTCCGAAGAGAAGAGATCATATCTTATGTGTAAGCTGAATTTCTTTAAAACCGGTGCAGACAAGGGTAATGAGTCTGATTCGTGGAATTCCGGTGATAAGGAAGGAGTGACTCCGGCGGGAGATGACAGTTTTACGGAGGCGGATAAATGA